Genomic segment of Phaenicophaeus curvirostris isolate KB17595 chromosome 26, BPBGC_Pcur_1.0, whole genome shotgun sequence:
cctgtggagcCAGGAGGCACCGGAGCCACCTGGCGTTCCTCGTCCCCGCTCACCGTCTGCTTGAAGCCAACAGCTGTGTGCTGCGGCGCCTTCCGCAGGGCATTTGTCATCGTCCTCCGCGCCTCCGAGTACTCCAGCTGGATGGCCTTGATGCGCCCTGCGTTTGAAAAGCCACTGAGTGAATCCAACTGGATCCAGCCAGCCAGAGCTTCACATCCTGGGGAAGCAGAGCTCCTGATTCCGGAGCTGCTGGTGCCACGTGGAACCCTCAGGATCTCACCTGTGTAATAAAGGTACCGAGCCCACTCGTTGTTGTTGGCCTGCTCAGGAAACACTGACTTAGAGACAAGCTTTTCCGCCTGGTCATAAAGGTTGTAGTGGAGATAGTTCCTCAGCAGCAGGTTGAGGAGGGTGGCCTGCCCGTCCGCATCGTGGCGCAGCGTGGCTGTTCGTAACCGGGCATGTAGGAAGCTGCCAGAGCGAGAGAGAGCgtcagggaggaggagagaaagagccCTGCTCAGCAGGATGTGTGGGACACCCAGGGAGGATCCACCCCACCTCCTGACCACGTCGAGTTTATTCAGGAATTCATAGATGCGGGAGTGGTAGTAATAGCATTTTGCTACCACCAAGTCGAGGGCCCGGCGGTTTTGGGAACTGATCTTCTGCATCAGGTCGTCAGAGACCTTCTGAGCCTGCCGGAGGGAAAGAGAGGTCGGAGTTGAGGAACCAGGAGGCTGAGCCCAGGGGCTGCCCCCAAACACAGctgaagggaaggggagagcgTGGGGCCAACACCAGGCAGGTCCCTGAtgctctccaggctctgcctggtgcaggaGCACTGCAGGAAGAGCTCGGGGAACCTCACCTCGGCGTATCGCTTGCTGTTCATCAAGTAGATGACAAGAAGCAGCTGGAGGTAGGTCTCCACTTCTGGCAAGAGAGGGGCGGAGGCCGCTTTCCCTGTCCGTGGGCGAAACTGCAGCTCAGCTTCCGTCTCCATGACCTGGGCGGGGAGAGACGTGCTGGAattccatccctccatcccacctcaAGCCCCGCTGGCAGCGAGGCCCGTCCCCACCGTGTCCTGGTGACAGGAGAGCCAGCCTAGGCTGCCAGTACAacagtcccacccctgctgaGCACTGCAGCGACCCATCTCATCACACACACGCCCCTGAGCGGCGTATCCCAGGAATCCCCAAGCCTTTGCTGTTCCTGGTGCTCTCCCACCCCGCACAGCGATGCTCTGGAGGCTCACGGGGGTGGGGAAGGTGGCCCCTCCGCAGCCAAGCACTTCTCCCCATTCCCTGCTGCCGTACCTCCTCCAGGAAGCCAAGGAGGAAATCCCGCACGGTGCTGTTGGAGGTGAAGAAGCCATTGATGGCTTTGTGGAGCACGTTGGAGTTGAGTCGGCGCGAGGTGGAGGGCAGAGCCCGCAAGGCACGCAGGACGTAGCGCGGCTCCTTCCCCGACACagccttctccagctgcttcacGTGCTCCTTGATATCTGAGGGAGCACATGGGATAAGCTCTCAGCACGCGTCTGCCTGAGGCCTCAGCCAAAGGGCACACCAGATTGGAGATGGGATCCCTCCAGATCCAGCCGGCTGCTGTTAGGACCCTCCATCCACTTGTGGGAGCAGGACCGAGCATCCTCAGCATCCCCAGTGCCCTGACCCAACCCTAGAGCCacccctgctcagagcaggggctggagaagactcctctagaggcccctttctccctctgtgagctccatcctcctcctgcagcctccCTGGGGTCCCATCGTGGCATTCCTGGGGCTCCCCCGGCCCCCTGCAGGGACCCTTTAGGGCCTCTCCAACTCCTTTTCCCCACAGTGGCCCCTCCATTCCCCTCCTCCAATGCCCTTTCCAGCATTTCTCTCCTTGACAACCCCCCACTTCCCTTCCTACCCCTGCAGACACCCCTTCCTACCCCCTCCTCAATAAGGATTCCCCCCCCCAGGGCTCCCTACAGCCCTCTCAATACCGTCTGTCCCTGGATTCCCCAGGGAGGCGCCCCTAAGCCAGCCCTGCCCCTCCCCCCGCGTTCCCCTCGGCCTGATAcaacaccccccccacccccccgttCTCCTCggcctgggaccccccccctcGTTACCCTCCTCGCTCCCCGTTCCTCTCAGACCACCCCCCCAGGCCCCGTTCCCCTCATCTcagccccccccctcaccctccaACGTGATGGCATCCAGCTCCCGCTGCGGCTGCCGCTCCCCGCCCGTTTCCGCCGCCGTCCCCGCCCcggccgccgcctcctcctgcATCTCCACGTCGGGGGGCGCGGGCGGGGGCCCGTCGGGGGGCGCCTTGGCCTTGTCCCCGCGGCGGCGGGACGCGCCCTCCTGCTTCATGGCCGTGACACTGCAACAACCGCGGGGCCCGCCGGGAGCCAGGCGCGACCAGCCGAACCCGGCACTCGGGCTGTCGAGCGCCGAGTTCGGCACCGATCGGCTCCTCCCGCTGAGCCCGCTCGGGTGCTTCCGTCACGCTCTCGGGTCCTTCCGTTACGCTCTCGGGTGTTTCCGCCAGACGTTCGGGTATTTCCGTCACACCATCGGGTATTTCCGGCTGCCGCTCGGCCGTTCCCGCCCTTCTCGCGGCGCATGCACGGGTGGGTCCAACTGTGCCGCGCTGAGGCGAAGTGCGAGGCTCCTGCCCCGGGGAGAGGCCGCAGTTCTTATCCGGCCCCCGCCGCCTTTACGGGGCTCGGGGCCGGGGTTGCAGGGCCGCTCCTGTGCTGGTAAGGAGCCTATCAGGCTGTGTCTGtaggctggagggcaggggggctctgcagagggacctggagaagctagatccatggatggaggtcagggaggctctgcagagggacctggaggagctgcatccatggatggagggccggggggctctgcagagggacctggagaagctggatccatggatggaggtcAGGGAgcatctgcagagggacctggagaagctgcaTCTATGGGTGAAGGGCAGGGGGGATCTgtagagggacctggagaagctggatccatggatggagggcagggggtctctgcagagggacctggagaagctggatccatggatggagggtaggggggctctgcagagggacctggagaagctggatCCATGAATGGAGGGCAGgggggctctgcagagggacctggagaagctggatccatggatggagggcagggaggtgtccctgcccgtggcagggggtggaacttccaacccagactgtTCCATGGTTCTCTAATACTGTGATTTCTTCCTCGCTGCTGGGGTGTGGAGCCCTGTGGGGCTGCTTTACCTGCTGTGCATCATTAAACCTCTCAGTTCCCACAGCTTCCTTACCCGTAGCGGGTTACTGAGGCACACACGAATCAAAGAGGGGGCCAGGATAAGTGGATTATTGCTGTTTTATTCCCTTGTACCTTACTGATCACACCAAGAGTTGTGTCCCCAAATGTTTTGGGAAAACCAGGATCACTTAGAGGGCAGCCAACAGGGTTGTGCTTGTTTGGGCTGGTGGATTTTTTCTGTTGCCATTCTGCATTCATATGGGtggcaaagaaaaatcaattttggTATCTGGTTCTGGCTTCCCTAAGGAGTTTTCTTACCTTGAGCCTGCTTTTCCCCTTCATTTCAAAGCAGCACTAAGCAGTAACGCAGAGTAGGGATGAAATTTGGAGGGAGAAGCTGGCTTGCAGAGACTTTCAAATACATTCTCAAGTAATTCCCTTTCCCTCATCCTGGATGAAAGAACAGGGATAACTTAATCTGAGTTAGTGAGAACATTGAGGACATACAGGGATGCATACAGAGCTGCCATGGACGAGAAGGCTTCTTCGGCACAAACGGTGAATCCATCTGCCTGCAGTTTCACTCCGCTCATCGCCACCATGGTCACGGTTAGTTTTTGTTCCTTCTCTCGTGCGAAGGAGAGCAGGCTGGCATCCACACGGAAAGGTGACTTCTTGCACTTGATGTCATGTGCCAGGATGTTTTCAACCTGtgcagcaacaacaaaaaaaaaggcaaaaatcagtgttttagTGCTCCCCATCTGTGGAAGTTAAGTAAATGAGCTCTTTGACTCATGAAGTGTTTCACCATCTTACAGGTGCACTGGATAATCCATATTTtacatggaatcatggaatggtttgggttggaagggaccttaaagcccatccaattccaacccaaCCCCCTGAAAGACTGTTGTGCAAGTGTATCCAGTTCCAGTTTCCTATGAATTAGTTATGTCCAAGAAATTAAAACTGTAGTATGtttctatggtttttttttgtttggttggttttttaaaTCTGGAGCTAAAGAAGCCAAAAACTGACCCCCATTTCAAGAAAAATGGTAGTCAGCTGTGTCTAATTTAGCTTGTTATCAGCAAAACAGGTGTCACAAGTCCTAGCTCTTCATGTCTTTGTGTGGTTTCTCTCAAAGTGAGCATTGTGATCCCTGCCAAGTTTGAAACAAttgttctttcccttcttcccgATGTTACTTCACGCTGTGATTCCACTCCTAATGTCATTATCGCTTATGTGCTGCTTCACATAAAATAACAACCCCCCACCCCTTCATCTGGAGCCAAATGTGATGTATGTGCTCTCACCAGCTTCAGCTGTCGGGACACGATCCCTTCTTCCAAggactccagcagcagcagcagctgatccTCTTTCAGTTCTGTTGAATTAAAAcgagtttggaaaaaaaaaatcaaaccctcTTTGCATGTTTTAAACTGAATTATTAGCGCAGCCTCCCTGTGAGAAGAAATCAGCCTTTCTTCCAGGAACAGGTGATGGCAGTGCTGAGTGGAGGGACTGAGGGGAGATACAAGCAGCCTTGAGAAAGGAGCCCTGGGATTTGCACTGCTCTTCCTGCATGGCTGAATTCTGGTTTCAAGCCCTCTCTCCAAGGATCCCTTGCGCTCTATTCCAGGTCTGAGCATTAGCTCGGTGCCACGTTCCCAGCAATCGCTGCTCCGTGACTCCGACTGCAGGCAGCTCTCTGCTCCTGGCATAAACCACTGCCATTCCCACCACTGGAGAAACGGTTTTACCTAAATTGTCTGTaaattttctgtgttctgttaGTTTTGTCAGCACGATTACTCTTAACGTATCCCGGTGCCACTGGATTTCCCTATtaaagcagctggaaagcctCACCATCCAAAGCATCCAGAGTGTAGGTGATTGCTCCTGCCAGCTGAAGGAGAAGATGCCGTGGAGAGTTCTCTAAGCTGCTCAACAGGTCTTTTAAGTCCGggctttctgttttcagctCACAGCTACTGGTCTCATCAAGAATTGCTTCCATCTAGGGGGGATAAGAAACGCCAGGATTTAAGAGGAGAGGTGGCTTGTAGTTCCCTGCAGCACATGAACAGTCATACGGTCAGTCTCTCCCCTACCTAAGCTATTTATGAGGCTGTAATTGAGGCTTTAGTGTTCGCACTGGCTCTGGTTAAAGATAAGATATGCAATTTAAATGGTTTGACACCTTCAGGTAAATCTGCTGGGCTGTATTCAAGACATATTTCATTTGCGTTGTAATCGGGACATTCCTCCTGGTactgagaggggctccaggaaagctggggagagactcttggtcaaggagggcagggataggatggggggcaatggctttaagctcaaagaggggtgattgaggtgagatcttgggaagaaatgtttccctgtgagggtggggaggccctggcccaggtagcccagagcagtggtggctgccccatccctggaggggttcaaggccaggttggatggggctgggagcccctgatccagtgggaggtgtccctgcccgtggcaggggtggaactggaggggctttgagcTCTCTTCtggcccaaaccattccatggttctttGATATTTCAGTCCTCGAGTCTGTCCTGAGCACCAGACAGATGTGCTGTgtgaaggatttgggggttggTAATTGTGGCACGGGAGGGACGGTGTGGGGGCAAGAGATGTCATCGTGACTGTCTGTGTTTATAAATTCCAGTAGTAAGAAGAGCTTTGCTTACTTTCTGGGTCAGTTCTTGAAACAGGTTCCTGTCTCTCATCACAGCTTTGATGGCTTTTAAGAATACGAGTAGCAGATTGGATGACAAATGGGAGAGAATTTGACAATTGTCTTTAACCTCTTTCTCCACTCCTTCTAATTTTTCTTGGAAGGAACCTGAAAACCAGAGAGTCCCGATATCACTTCCAAATCCCCCAAGAAGTTCACTGGCGCCCCTAAatttaggggtttagggttggATGGTTGTGGTGTTGCAGGGACCTGGCAGCATTCTGCAGGAAACACGTTGCTGCTGGTGGGTTGTGTTCATCCTGGGAGATTCCCTCTTCCCAAAGCAGGTAAAAGCATTGCAAATGGGAGCAGTGAAAGATGTTGCTTACCGTCAGATGCGAGCAAGAGTATTTTGTCATCCGGGAAATAGTTAAAACCTGCAACAGAATGATAATTAGAAAAACACTTAGAACTGGagaggaatttttttactgGGGTTGGTCGGAAGCTACTGGTGTTCCAGTTTGGAAATCTCAAGTGCTTGGTGTTTGCACTTGATCCAGTGCATTTGTCTTCTGCCTGTTATTTAAAACTCATTATTCCCAGGCCTCGTTCCCTTCTGTCTTATGTTTGGGTCTGAATCCGCTGATAAGTGTGTTAAAATACGAGCACATTAAAATGACAGCTTATACTCGACAGGACCTGTACAG
This window contains:
- the PSMD3 gene encoding 26S proteasome non-ATPase regulatory subunit 3, whose translation is MKQEGASRRRGDKAKAPPDGPPPAPPDVEMQEEAAAGAGTAAETGGERQPQRELDAITLEDIKEHVKQLEKAVSGKEPRYVLRALRALPSTSRRLNSNVLHKAINGFFTSNSTVRDFLLGFLEEVMETEAELQFRPRTGKAASAPLLPEVETYLQLLLVIYLMNSKRYAEAQKVSDDLMQKISSQNRRALDLVVAKCYYYHSRIYEFLNKLDVVRSFLHARLRTATLRHDADGQATLLNLLLRNYLHYNLYDQAEKLVSKSVFPEQANNNEWARYLYYTGRIKAIQLEYSEARRTMTNALRKAPQHTAVGFKQTVHKLLIVVELLLGEIPDRLQFRQPSLKRSLMPYFLLTQAVRTGNLAKFNQVLDQFGDKFQADGTYTLIIRLRHNVIKTGVRMISLSYSRISLADIAQKLQLDSPEDAEFIVAKAIRDGVIEASINHEKGYVQSKEMIDIYSTREPQLAFHQRISFCLDIHNMSVKAMRFPPKSYNKDLESAEERREREQQDLEFAKEMAEDDDDGFP